A portion of the Anoxybacillus gonensis genome contains these proteins:
- a CDS encoding PEGA domain-containing protein: MNEQGGLQKEAMTRSERRKRKRQFVFVCLLFVVSACVVGAWGMVKRETNEQKVIEQFIIALRQEDVHTLRQFIDVPLNHKSLSPLFAYLRQHPEGYDRIRKELERQKDDRVYIKGLTSTPPIFLMKLSQGTYKFEPALYHVYVQTNEKGARIFINNDYVGETNVPLTKVGTYVPGLYEVKIATDEHERTETISLFGGERIRMIRLDFN; encoded by the coding sequence GTGAATGAACAAGGGGGATTACAAAAAGAAGCGATGACACGAAGCGAACGACGAAAACGAAAACGACAATTTGTTTTTGTGTGTTTATTATTCGTTGTAAGCGCGTGTGTCGTCGGGGCATGGGGAATGGTGAAACGAGAGACGAATGAGCAAAAAGTAATCGAGCAATTCATCATCGCGTTGCGTCAAGAAGATGTACATACGTTGCGTCAATTTATTGATGTACCATTAAATCATAAGTCGCTCTCACCGCTTTTTGCGTATTTGCGCCAACACCCAGAAGGCTATGACCGAATAAGGAAAGAGTTAGAGCGGCAAAAAGATGATCGAGTTTACATAAAAGGATTAACGTCAACTCCGCCGATTTTTTTAATGAAATTGTCGCAAGGAACATACAAATTTGAGCCCGCGTTATATCACGTCTATGTACAAACGAATGAGAAAGGGGCGCGTATTTTTATTAACAACGATTATGTTGGAGAAACGAATGTGCCGCTAACGAAAGTCGGGACATATGTTCCTGGCTTATACGAAGTGAAGATCGCTACGGATGAACACGAACGAACGGAAACAATATCACTTTTCGGCGGTGAACGCATTCGGATGATCCGTCTTGATTTCAATTAA
- a CDS encoding histidine phosphatase family protein, translating to MIILIRHGKPVCKRGGWMTREQLINWLKAYDEAIVYDEPLSYAEAKEKIKCASVVLVSSLARARHSASLLQPASPIEEHKWLNEAPLPQPPKWMKGVYPLWMWLILLRLLWFCGYGEEPYTKTKQRAMKAAQQLVHYARTGTVVVIGHGWFHLLVSRQLRRYGWLAKKKKWAYWEAVTLSLTRRTP from the coding sequence ATGATTATTCTCATTCGGCACGGAAAGCCTGTTTGTAAAAGAGGCGGATGGATGACGAGAGAACAATTAATCAACTGGTTAAAAGCATACGATGAGGCGATCGTTTATGACGAGCCTCTATCGTATGCGGAAGCAAAAGAAAAAATAAAATGCGCATCTGTCGTCCTTGTTAGTTCGCTTGCTCGCGCTCGCCATTCAGCGTCTTTATTGCAACCAGCAAGTCCAATTGAGGAGCACAAATGGCTAAATGAAGCCCCACTCCCTCAACCGCCAAAGTGGATGAAAGGTGTATATCCGCTATGGATGTGGCTTATTTTGTTGCGCTTGCTATGGTTTTGTGGATATGGAGAGGAGCCTTATACCAAAACAAAGCAGCGAGCGATGAAAGCGGCACAACAGCTCGTCCACTATGCTCGAACGGGAACCGTTGTCGTCATTGGACATGGTTGGTTTCATTTGCTTGTTAGTCGGCAACTCAGACGATATGGTTGGCTTGCAAAAAAGAAAAAATGGGCGTATTGGGAAGCTGTGACGTTGTCGTTGACAAGGCGCACACCGTGA
- a CDS encoding MDR family MFS transporter: protein MRIRDWDRNLRIRLIGESLVGVTFWMIFPFIAIYFSEMFGKEKTGILLVISQLFSVIANLLGGYLADRFGRKKMMVFAACGQALAFLLFALVNSPLFSSPFMSFICFALVGVCGSLYWPASQAMVADVVSEKDQSRVFAVFYTMNNVMVVIGPLLGGIFYPEHRFFLFLIAGMFCAIVAIVLSIYLEETAPIWRKTTGTWYMFFVEQLNNYRLIAKDRTFLLFIVAGILVAQTFMQLDILLPVYIKEVVSKQTLFSVGSWSLSLSGEKAFSVLIAENGLLVALFTVAVTKWMENYKEKWVFVFSSLFYGIAIFLFGQTTSLWMMVFLIALFTLAELMTVGLQQTFVAKLAPEHMRGQYFAAASLRFTLGRMMAPLALTLPFAYHWTFFILTLLAVCSAWLYAIMFRAMEEKQA, encoded by the coding sequence GTGCGAATACGAGATTGGGATCGGAATTTACGCATTCGTTTAATTGGAGAGTCATTGGTCGGGGTTACATTTTGGATGATATTTCCTTTTATCGCTATTTATTTTTCAGAGATGTTTGGTAAAGAAAAAACAGGTATATTACTTGTTATTTCGCAATTATTTTCCGTGATTGCTAATTTGCTTGGCGGGTATTTGGCTGATCGATTCGGAAGAAAAAAAATGATGGTGTTTGCTGCTTGTGGACAAGCGCTTGCTTTTTTGTTATTTGCATTGGTCAATTCTCCGTTATTTTCATCGCCGTTCATGAGTTTTATTTGTTTTGCTCTTGTAGGGGTATGTGGTTCACTTTATTGGCCTGCTAGCCAAGCGATGGTGGCTGATGTTGTTTCGGAAAAAGATCAAAGTCGCGTTTTTGCCGTGTTTTACACGATGAATAACGTCATGGTTGTCATCGGTCCGCTGCTCGGTGGAATATTTTATCCTGAGCATCGTTTTTTCCTATTTTTAATCGCGGGAATGTTTTGTGCTATCGTCGCGATTGTTCTTTCCATTTATTTAGAGGAAACAGCACCGATATGGAGAAAAACAACAGGGACGTGGTATATGTTTTTTGTTGAGCAATTAAACAATTATCGCCTCATTGCAAAAGATCGGACGTTCCTTTTATTTATTGTTGCTGGTATTCTTGTGGCACAAACGTTTATGCAACTCGACATTTTACTTCCTGTTTACATAAAGGAAGTTGTTTCAAAACAAACATTATTTTCTGTTGGTTCATGGTCACTTTCGTTGAGCGGGGAGAAAGCGTTTAGTGTCCTAATTGCTGAAAACGGATTGCTTGTCGCTTTATTTACGGTAGCTGTGACGAAGTGGATGGAAAACTATAAAGAAAAATGGGTGTTTGTCTTTTCTTCACTCTTTTACGGAATCGCCATTTTTCTTTTTGGCCAAACCACATCGCTATGGATGATGGTCTTTTTAATTGCTTTATTTACGCTAGCAGAACTGATGACAGTCGGCTTACAACAAACGTTTGTTGCTAAATTAGCACCTGAACATATGCGCGGACAATATTTTGCTGCAGCGAGCTTACGTTTTACGCTTGGGCGCATGATGGCACCACTCGCTTTGACGTTGCCGTTTGCGTATCATTGGACGTTTTTTATCTTAACGTTACTTGCCGTATGTAGTGCTTGGCTGTATGCGATCATGTTTCGAGCGATGGAGGAAAAACAAGCATGA